The genomic window CGATGTCACCGGGCTCGAGGACCCCGAGGTGCTGGCAAAACTTGAGGCGGAACTTCGCTAACATCACCGCTCTCTTGGGGGCCCTAGGTCCGCTTCGGCCACACAGACAAGACGCCACGCGACCCGTTCGTATCGCATCCTGGCTGTGCCCTCGGCAAAGTTTGTGCCTACCTCTCCTATCAACTCTTGTCTGACCAGTTCGCTACAGCGCACCGGTCAGCCGATCATGCCACAGCACGGCCCAAAAGGAGCGAACCCCCACACCCTCTACAGTCGAACCCATCGTCGCCTGATCATCCATACGTCTATGGAACCAGCGGTACATCAGGAGTGAGCGGCTCTTTTGTCTTGGTTTCATCGCCGGTGGCAACGATTGGGGTGAGACTCGCCAGCGGCAAGAGCGAAGCTGCCTTCTCCCCACTCAAGAAGGAACCGAGTTCGGCGATGGTGGTCATCAATGGAGCCGGGAAGATCACGGTTGAGTTCTTATCAGCGGCGATATCCACCAAGCTCTGCAGGTTACGCAGCTGGAGGGCGAGCGGGTGCGCCATCATGATGTCCGAGGCATCGCCGAGTGCCGCTGCCGCCATCGATTCTCCCTCAGCGTTGATGATCTTGGCTCGCTTCTCGCGTTCTGCCTCTGCCTGACGCGCCATAGCCCGCTTCATGCTGTCCGGGAGTTGAATATCCTTGAGTTCAACGAGAGTTACCTCGACACCCCAATCCAATGTCGCCACATCGAGAATCTGGCGAATATCCAAGTTGATACGATCTGTCTCTGAAAGCGTCTCGTCCAACGAGTGCTGTCCAACGACCTTACGCAGAGTCGTCTGGGCAATCTGATCAATCGCCACCGCGACATTTTCGATAGCAACAACCGACTTCACTGCATCACCAACGCGGAAGTAGGCGACTGCCGAGACATCAACGCTGACATTGTCGCGCGTAATGATTCCTTGCGACTGAATTGGCATCGTCACTATACGCAGCGACACATGACGGAGGTTGTCCACGATCGGTATGATCAGATGGAGACCTGGTTCACGAGTGCCCAGCAATCGACCAAGACGGAAGACCACACCCATCTCGTATTGTTTGACGATGCGCACAGAGAGCGCTAAGGCAAGCACGATCACGAGGACTATGACGATCAGAATAACGACAAGTGTGCTCATATGCTGAGCATAGCCACATTCGTTGTCCGCCCACCGGCCAACCAGCTGTTACCGGTTCAACGCATTCACCGCCACACGCAGCGCTAGGGATTACAAGCCGCTCCCCATCGATCGACAGGCGACGATACCACGACCGGCTGGTCCCGGCGTGATGGACACGGAACCGTCGGCGACCTCAAGGCGCGAGCATAACCATCCTGTCGCGATCGCATCAGTGCGATGGCGTCATCATGAGAACCACGCTTGCACTCGATGACAGCTTGATCGTTGATGCACAACGTCTCAACGGTATCCCAGGGAAGAGCGCTCTTGTGCGCGAGGCTCTGCGTGCACTGATCGAGCGAGAGAGCGCCCGTGGTCTGGTAAGCCTCGGGGAGAGTGCACTTGGCTGCGATCGAGTGCATCGACGACGACGTCTCGGGTGATTCTCTTCGACACGTCGATATCGAGGTGGATCACCTTCGTAACAGGGACCCTTGGGTGGAGAATCTCCTCGCAAGGAATCAGCTCTTGGGCTATCCTTTGGTCGCCGGTGAGATCACACGTAGCCGGGCCGCCAATCGTAGTGAGACCCTCACTCCGCTTGCCGACCCCACCCTCCTAACAACGCACGAAGCAACCTTTCAGGCAATCAGGCCAGCACGGCTTCTAGAGGAGCGATTGCGACCAAGGAATTCTCGAGGAGGCCGGTCGAAGGTCGTGCACGGCGTGGTCACTCATCACCCTCATCGACGGGCAGGTCGACCTTGCTGGCAAGCAGGAAGAAGCCACCGGCGAGACCTAACTGGTTAACCACTACCCTGACTATTCGCGTTCCTCGCGACAACACGACGGGAGTGTCAACAATCTGCATTGATCCGTAGGGGGTGATACGAGACTCTCGAACCTCTAAGATCTCCCCTAAATCCTGACGAATAGACTCGAGCAGCGTTGCCAAAACGGGCTCGGGTAGCCCCCTCGCAAGCTGTGGATCGCTCAGCATATGACATGTTTTGAACTCTCGGGTGAAGAAAGCATCGAGAAACGTTCGGGCAACCCCGCGAGCTGATGCAACGGGGAGACGGACCGCATGCTCTTCGGTGCTGGGCTCACGCTCCGCATCGGTAGCATAGCGCTCAAAGGCCGCCTGGCGT from Ferrimicrobium sp. includes these protein-coding regions:
- a CDS encoding slipin family protein: MSTLVVILIVIVLVIVLALALSVRIVKQYEMGVVFRLGRLLGTREPGLHLIIPIVDNLRHVSLRIVTMPIQSQGIITRDNVSVDVSAVAYFRVGDAVKSVVAIENVAVAIDQIAQTTLRKVVGQHSLDETLSETDRINLDIRQILDVATLDWGVEVTLVELKDIQLPDSMKRAMARQAEAEREKRAKIINAEGESMAAAALGDASDIMMAHPLALQLRNLQSLVDIAADKNSTVIFPAPLMTTIAELGSFLSGEKAASLLPLASLTPIVATGDETKTKEPLTPDVPLVP
- a CDS encoding type II toxin-antitoxin system VapB family antitoxin, which produces MRTTLALDDSLIVDAQRLNGIPGKSALVREALRALIERESARGLVSLGESALGCDRVHRRRRLG